From the Argentina anserina chromosome 3, drPotAnse1.1, whole genome shotgun sequence genome, the window GATTACTAGGTTTTCCTAATGAATTTTGTTTGTAGTTTCGGTGAAATTTATGTcttctattatatttttttccctCTCTGCAGTTCAaagcttttctttcttgtgtacAAAATGGGTTGAAATGGGCATCCTCAATATGCGGTTCGACTCAAAACTTGTAAGAATTTCTTTCTTCTATTATTGTCTCTGATCCAATCAAATAGTGTTGCAGAGCCAAAACTGAAAATCCGCACTAAAACAGGGCTCACATTTCTCATTTCAAGGGCGCCAGAAATTTTACCATGTTGTGTGCAAGgtattaaatataaatataaaagaatcCGACATCATTCTGCCATGTGTTAACTTTTCACCTGATGCTAGATCCGTACCCTTCTCATTTCTCATGCATATGTTATATATACAGCTCGTTCATTCTCAACATCTTTAGGACTCGGACTTCCTGATACAACCAGTGCCACATGGAAGCCTTTGCAAGATCTTCCACAACTTTGTTTGCAAAGGCTAATACTGCCAAGCCTCCATTGTCTTTAAAAGCTCTTCTGGGTCGATCTAACGTTCGCTTTGTAAGGTTTGGGAACTCAAATGCAAATGTTCATAATCGTGCTTGTTTGGTTAGGCACCAAGCTATTCGATCAGTTGCTTCGTCTGAAACAAGGGTACTAAAACATTTGGATTCGTTCATGCCATTCTCATTCAGAAgattgtttctttcatatgcGTTAATTGATGAACCAGGCTATTACAGCCGCTATAAACAAAAATTCACCGAGAAGAATAATGTAGTACTCTCACTAATTCAATCATTTCAATTTCTTGCTGCTTCCTTGATTTCTTTTACAGAAACATGTTAAGTTGAATATGCTgtcatgtataaatataataatcaTCTGTATAAATTTGTTTCAACCAGCTGAAACTTCAAACTAGTCATCATCAATGGTGCATGGTAGACAATTCAAGTATTCAACTAGTTCGATAGAATGACATGTATGAACAATCATCTAATTTCTTTACACCACATCGATCATCTGATTTAGTCCACCTCTCTAAAATTCATGAGTAGGTGTTAAGGAACTCAGACTCGGCAGGAATTGGGAGCGGACAGTCGGGTAATCTGAATTAGTTTGATCTTGTGACAAGCTTTTAACAATCAGTTTCTGCTTCTCATCATAAATTCATGGTTACTTTCTGTTCACAGCACCATTGAAAACCGTTCACGTTCGATTCCAATTACAGAAGAAGTGCGGCTTCGGTGATAACTTTCTCCTAGTAGGGAATGAACCTATCATTGGACAGTGGAATCCTTCTAGTGCTGTACCCCTTAACTGGTCTGATGGAAACATTTGGACAGTTGAACTGGTAAGAACTTCAAAAGCACATCATTAATAATCTGGAAGCTGTAAATTTGCTTGAAGTTGACGTTAATCCTGTCAAGTTATGATGCCATTTTGGATTTGGATGGTTTCAAACAGGACATACCAATTGACAGAGCAATCCAGTTCAAGTTTATACTGAAGAAAGGCACAGGAGATCTATTGTGGCAACCTGGACCAGACCGAATTCTTCACACCTGGGATACCAACAGCACTATAACCATAGCCGAAGACTGGAAAAATGCGAAACTACAGAAACtaactgaaaagaaaaatgtcaaTAAAAATGAGACGCTACTTACAAATCAAGCTGTGAGTTTTTCAGACAACTTTGCCTCTGCAAATGGCATACCAACTTACAGCAACAGGAACGACTTTGCTTTCAAACAGAGGGGGTATGGTTCAGTAGAGGAAACAATACTTCAGGAGAGCCAAGCAGTTTGCATAGCAAATGACGGTCTCTGCATTATGACTAGACCAACATCTTCAGGAAGCatggaagatgaagatgactaCTGTGAAGATGAATACTATGACGATGATTATTACGAAGATGAATGTGAATATGAAGATAGATTTGAAGACGAAGACATCATGTTTGCTTATGATGGAGGACGTGTTCTTGTGCCTGGTTTAGTACAAGGGGTAACTGAAAAAACCATTGATATCAGCACCGGTAACTCCATTGTGATTGATGCAAGAGAGGTACGCAATGCTTAATCAAACATTTGGGGACTGGAGACTTGGAGAGGTACCCGACTCTTTTTCTATATACTGCTTTTTTCATGCAAGACACCacaattttgtttctgttgCCACTCATTTGGAGACTGGAGAGCCTACCATGCAATGTAAATACGGCTTTGAGTATTTAGCTGACTGCTTCTTTCCTATATGTAAACGTTCACCTTGAGCaaattttgttcttttacaTATCAACTAAATATACAGCCATAGCAGCTAATTAAAACACAAatcttttgtttccatttgttttttttttctattggtATGCGATAGAATTGTGTTTGTGAATCAAAGCAAACCAATTGCTACACTGCTGGTGCACTCTACAATATTGATTGAATTCAAATTTCCGTATCAACAGGAAGTGCTACTACTACTCCCAGAGaacatatttaaaaaaagaaaagaaaaaggggacCATATTATCAGCAACAAAATCAGGATCCACGTAAAACAATCTACCAGAAACTCTTTAACATTGCATTACAGGAAGCAGTACAAAGAAGGCGTGAAAATTGTAAAGTACCTGAGTATATGTTCTACACCATGGCTCTCTCAGTTTGACCAATAATAGAATCCTATCCATGACAACATATGTTTACCCTGAAATACCAATAAACTCATATCTGGTTCAGCCTTTAGTGGTAATTGATTCCTTGTTAATCTCCCTTCTGACGACCTTCTCTGGGCTTTGGAGGCACTTCATCATCAGGATGCCTTCTCAATCTCTCTCCTTCCCTCCTATCATGACTTGCTCGTGATTTTGGTTCTAATGCATCATGACTGGGTCGCCTCAATCTCTTTTCCTCCATCCTATCACGATCTTCCCTCATGTCATGAGCTTCCAAATCATCACGTTTTCTTGGCCTCCTATCTACTCTTCTATCATAATTGGTCCTGACCTGATCTTCTCTAGACTTGGGCTCAAATGCAGCATCATCACCATGCCTCCTATGTCTCTTATCTTCTCCAGACTCTGGCTTTGGTTCAAGTTCATCTTCACCTTGCCTTCTGGATTTACTATCTTCCCTTCTATCATTATATTCTCTTCCCCTTGGCTGACGTTCATACTCTTCATGTCTTCTTGATCTCTTTTCTTCCCTCCTACCATAATCCTCTCTTCTTGGTTCCACATCCTCACCACGTCTTCTTGATGACCTCTTTTCTTCATCCAAGGCCCTCCTGTCTGGTACTTTCTTGAATTCATCATTAGTGCTCAAATCTTCTCGCACTCTAGGCTCTTGAACACGATTTGAGGGGATGGAACCATATCTTTTGTCACTCTTTCTCGGACCATCATAGTTGTCATGTCCCCGTTTCTTGTCCTCTGCACCCCATCCTGTGTTTGCAGCTCTCTAagcacaaacaaaacaaatcatcCATAAGCACCTAAATATGTGGATAGATATCATCAATTTAAATTCATCAATCTGCATTAACTCAGATTATAACTCACTCCAAGCATGTTGTAAAACATTATAATTAGTAACATATAAGAATTAAGCTCAATATCCCCCAATGTCTACCTGTCAAAACCAACTCCCAAACAGAAAGCAGAAGAAGCTAAAGACAGAAAAAAGTAACAACCGCAACAAGCGGAATTCAATACTGACAATAAAATCCATGAATCATATCCAGAGGCAGGCACAGTGGGGGGTGAGTGGGGGCAGTTGCCCCCAGTGAACTTCTATTTTTGCTAAGCAACTTCATCTAAATCCCCAGTATTCGTTTGATTTTGCCCCCAGTCATGAAGcaaaaacatatatactcACCTTATTGTGTAAGAATCTGGTAACCCAAAACAATCAAGCAAAGGAAAACATCCCAGGAGTTGGGTCTTGATGTTATTTGATCGATGGTTTCAGATTTATGCCTGCATAATGACTCTGGGTTTTTTGTCATTGGGTGACCAGTTTTGGTGAAACTTTTCTTATCTGGATTTCTTTTGCTGAGGAGAAATAATAAATGGGGAATTTAGAATTCTTTGATTTTCTGTAAAAGAAACAATAAGGCTTTTATACGTTTGGTGTATGAAATTGTCTTGgttatttttggatgtttgCTGGATTAATTGGGGGTCTTGTTGAATTTGAATTGATCAAATCGATAGTAGTTGTATAATTAATTGAATTGAAAGCAAAAGTTTCGAAGTTGGAAAGGTTGCAATGTTGTTGTGTTTGGTTAGGATTGTAATGATTAGTGAAAATGAATTATAGATTAACATTTAATTAGCTACAAATTACTGGAGGGAAAAGAAAATGGACAGTACCAGCT encodes:
- the LOC126787981 gene encoding zinc finger CCCH domain-containing protein 25 isoform X2 gives rise to the protein MNPLTQVKRIQSINAKEAELGISDNASWHAKYKDSAYVYAGGLSFDLTEGDLLAVFAQYGEVVDLNLVRDKATGKSKGFAFVAYEDQRSTNLAVDNLGGAVVSGRTIRVDHVDKYKKKEEEDEEEEQRKREERGVCRAFQRGECTRGAACRFSHNEQRAANTGWGAEDKKRGHDNYDGPRKSDKRYGSIPSNRVQEPRVREDLSTNDEFKKVPDRRALDEEKRSSRRRGEDVEPRREDYGRREEKRSRRHEEYERQPRGREYNDRREDSKSRRQGEDELEPKPESGEDKRHRRHGDDAAFEPKSREDQVRTNYDRRVDRRPRKRDDLEAHDMREDRDRMEEKRLRRPSHDALEPKSRASHDRREGERLRRHPDDEVPPKPREGRQKGD
- the LOC126787981 gene encoding zinc finger CCCH domain-containing protein 42 isoform X1, producing MNPLTQVKRIQSINAKEAELGISDNASWHAKYKDSAYVYAGGLSFDLTEGDLLAVFAQYGEVVDLNLVRDKATGKSKGFAFVAYEDQRSTNLAVDNLGGAVVSGRTIRVDHVDKYKKKEEEDEEEEQRKREERGVCRAFQRGECTRGAACRFSHNEQRAANTGWGAEDKKWGHDNYDGPRKKNEEGDEEEKEKRGVCRDFQRGVCTRGAGCKFSHNEQRAANTGWGAEDKKRGHDNYDGPRKSDKRYGSIPSNRVQEPRVREDLSTNDEFKKVPDRRALDEEKRSSRRRGEDVEPRREDYGRREEKRSRRHEEYERQPRGREYNDRREDSKSRRQGEDELEPKPESGEDKRHRRHGDDAAFEPKSREDQVRTNYDRRVDRRPRKRDDLEAHDMREDRDRMEEKRLRRPSHDALEPKSRASHDRREGERLRRHPDDEVPPKPREGRQKGD